From Deltaproteobacteria bacterium, a single genomic window includes:
- the tssG gene encoding type VI secretion system baseplate subunit TssG has protein sequence MASESRDETDRLKAIVDIIKAQGDGDFRAIVIFLERALMTAAKVGHDGPVSQEIIRFRNDPSLAFPTSDVSSVELIQPEAPLGMPKPERIIEIITTFLGLTGSVSPLPTYLTEEVAQESPIEPVLRDFYDIFHHRIVALLFRSIIRYCYPITFKQNCNDAWSKRILSLCGVDTYDHEYPSSLPVWQILRLAPLLHLRRPTCWVIQTALRDVLQIDLEGSALTIQQFIGSWIPFDKSEQTTVGVANSHLDVDFVLGSCAFDRAGKFRVQIGPCSREVYYRFRQNVVLRRKLLDTIKLFCRDPLEVDLGIILAHKQISGLRLSTTAPERLGVDTFLAAQHQHQIVLPLQTVTASYVT, from the coding sequence CTTCCGAGAGCAGGGATGAAACCGATCGTCTAAAAGCGATCGTTGATATAATTAAAGCGCAAGGTGATGGTGATTTTCGCGCCATTGTCATTTTCTTAGAGCGCGCCTTAATGACTGCGGCCAAAGTTGGCCATGATGGTCCTGTTAGCCAAGAAATCATTCGTTTCCGCAATGATCCTTCACTGGCATTTCCCACTTCTGATGTCAGCAGTGTCGAATTAATACAGCCTGAAGCCCCATTAGGCATGCCTAAACCCGAACGAATTATTGAAATTATAACAACTTTTTTGGGGCTAACTGGTTCAGTATCACCATTACCAACATATCTCACCGAAGAAGTCGCGCAAGAATCACCTATTGAACCAGTACTGCGCGACTTTTATGATATTTTTCACCATCGCATTGTCGCATTATTATTTCGCAGCATTATTCGTTATTGCTACCCCATTACTTTTAAACAAAACTGCAACGATGCTTGGTCAAAGCGTATCTTATCTCTATGTGGGGTAGATACCTATGATCATGAATATCCAAGTTCTTTACCAGTTTGGCAGATTTTACGTTTAGCGCCACTGCTTCATTTGCGTCGCCCCACCTGCTGGGTAATTCAAACGGCATTGCGTGATGTTTTACAAATTGACCTAGAAGGTTCTGCGTTAACTATCCAGCAGTTTATTGGCAGTTGGATCCCCTTTGATAAAAGCGAACAAACTACGGTTGGGGTTGCTAACTCACACTTAGACGTTGATTTTGTTTTGGGAAGTTGTGCTTTTGATCGAGCCGGAAAATTTCGGGTGCAAATCGGCCCTTGCTCGCGTGAAGTCTATTATCGCTTTCGCCAAAATGTCGTTTTGCGTCGTAAATTATTAGATACCATAAAATTATTCTGTCGTGACCCACTTGAGGTTGATTTAGGCATCATCCTCGCTCATAAACAAATCTCGGGATTACGTCTGTCGACTACAGCCCCTGAACGGCTTGGTGTCGATACATTTCTAGCGGCACAACATCAACACCAGATTGTTTTACCCCTGCAAACTGTCACAGCATCCTATGTGACTTGA